The Mytilus trossulus isolate FHL-02 chromosome 3, PNRI_Mtr1.1.1.hap1, whole genome shotgun sequence genome contains a region encoding:
- the LOC134709729 gene encoding trafficking protein particle complex subunit 1-like has translation MTIYNLHIFDRNGTCLYYVEWNRRKSAGMSQSEEFKLMYGMIHSIKSFVSRISPADLKDGFLNFKTNKYKLHFYETPSGLKIVINTDLGVGNIRDTLHQIYSNIYVEYVVRNPVCDLDKPITSELFQTKLDEFIRGLPFFPSRIN, from the exons atgacaatttataatttacatatatttgaCAGAAATGGGACATGTTTGTATTATGTAGAATGGAACAGAAGAAAATCTGCAGGGATGAGCCAGTCAGAG GAGTTTAAATTGATGTATGGTATGATACATTCCATCAAGTCGTTTGTCAGTAGGATATCACCAGCAGATTT AAAAGAtggatttttgaattttaagacaaacaaatacaaactcCATTTTTATGAAACCCCATCTGGACTGAAGATCGTGATAAATACAGACCTTGGTGTTGGAAATATTAGGGACACTCTTCATCAGATATACAGTAAT ATATATGTGGAATATGTTGTACGGAATCCAGTATGTGACTTAGATAAACCAATAACAAGTGaactatttcaaacaaaacttGATGAATTTATAAGAGGACTACCATTTTTTCCAAGTAGAATAAACTAG
- the LOC134709730 gene encoding uncharacterized protein LOC134709730: MSFEFHRNNSTIDKSDRSGTCYLNPRSIKGDHLRWKSNTGDIICDQTNGLSIPSTGIMLIFNILQMKSNHKTFDDCIIHTMKRGNTTLFTKRVNFKHKQKEVFESSYFFMAVRLEKYQTIEASLSDVSLLYPMKKTNVLGFYSIS; encoded by the exons atgtCATTTGAATTCCATAGGAACAATTCCACCATAGATAAATCAGATAGAAGTGGAACTTGTTACCTGAATCCTAGATCCATAAAAG GTGACCATTTAAGATGGAAAAGCAATACCGGAGATATCATATGTGATCAAACTAATGGATTAAGTATTCCTTCTACAGGAATAATGTTAATATTCAACATATTACAAATGAAATCCAACCATAAAACGTTTGACGATTGTATAATACACACAATGAAAAGAGGAAACACAACTTTATTTACCAAAAGGGTGAATTTTAAGCACAAACAGAAGGAGGTTTTCGAGAGTAGTTATTTTTTCATGGCTGTGAGACTTGAGAAATACCAGACTATTGAGGCTTCACTGTCAGATGTGTCACTGTTATATCCAATGAAGAAAACAAACGTGCTTGGATTTTACAGCATAAGTTAA